The DNA segment AAGCCGCCCGTCTCGTCCTGCAATTCCCGGACGCGGATCATGTGGATCAGCCGTTCCTCCAGGGTTTCGATGGAGCCGTAAAGCATGGTGACGTGGGTTTTCATCCCCAGGGAATGGGCGATGCGGTGGCATTCCAGCCATTGGTCGGTGCTCGCCTTGTCCGGGCTCATCTTGGCGCGGTAGCGTTCGGTCAAAATTTCCGCTCCGCCGCCGGGCAGCGTATCCACCCCGGCATCGATGAGCTCCTTCAGCACCTCTTCCATCGAACGGCCGGTGAGACGGGAAAAGAATTCGATTTCCGCCGCGGTATACGCTTTGATCGTCACTTGGGGATAATGTTTTTTCAGGATGGAGATGATGTTCAGATAGTAGTCAAAGGGCACCGTGTGGTTGTGGCCGCCGACGATGTGAAACTCGCGGATGTTTTCCGTAAAGCGCTCCCCGACGTATTCCAGCACCTCTTCCGGCGACATGGTATAAGCCCCTTCTTCACCCGGGTCGCGGCGGAAACCGCAGAAGGCGCAGCGTGCCTCGCACACGTTCGTGGGGTTGATGTACATATTTTGAATGAAATAAACCTTTTCCCCGTTTTTGGACAGGTTCACCTGGTTGGCCAGCTGCGCGATCGT comes from the Planifilum fulgidum genome and includes:
- the mqnE gene encoding aminofutalosine synthase MqnE — encoded protein: MSISAAPRQDLAPIIEKVSAGERLTLEDGLTLYNSPDLLTIAQLANQVNLSKNGEKVYFIQNMYINPTNVCEARCAFCGFRRDPGEEGAYTMSPEEVLEYVGERFTENIREFHIVGGHNHTVPFDYYLNIISILKKHYPQVTIKAYTAAEIEFFSRLTGRSMEEVLKELIDAGVDTLPGGGAEILTERYRAKMSPDKASTDQWLECHRIAHSLGMKTHVTMLYGSIETLEERLIHMIRVRELQDETGGFLCFIPLAVQPRKKSASIKRRTSAMDDLKTIAISRLMLDNFPHIKSYWINIGTQLTQLSMHFGASDIHGTLVEERISHSAGALTQTALTRDELVWLIKGANRIPVERDTFYNEIRVY